In Candidatus Cohnella colombiensis, one DNA window encodes the following:
- the leuS gene encoding leucine--tRNA ligase, whose amino-acid sequence MSQPTQQGYKPLEIEPKWQRFWDENHTFRTTEDAGKPKFYALDMFPYPSGAGLHVGHPEGYTATDIVSRYKRMKGYNVLHPMGWDAFGLPAEQYALQTGRHPRDITVENIDNFRRQIKSLGFSYDWEREFSTTDPDYYKWTQWIFIQLYKKGLAYVAEVPVNWCPALGTVLANEEVIDGLSERGGHPVIRKPMRQWMLKITEYAERLLEDLEELDWSESIKDMQRNWIGKSTGAEVVFAIDGHESALTVFTTRPDTLFGASYCVLAPEHDLVGAIVTGEQKSAVETYIEAAARKSDLERTDLAKDKSGVFTGAYAINPVNGGKIPIWIADYVLGGYGTGAIMAVPGHDERDWEFAKKFELPIVEVVSGGNVEEATYTGDGKLVNSDFLNGLSTTEAIATMIARLERDGKGKGKVTYRLRDWLFSRQRYWGEPIPVLHYEDGTMDTIPEEDLPLLLPDVDAIQPSGTGESPLANVSEWVNIIDPRNGKRARRETNTMPQWAGSCWYYLRFIDPHNTEEICSAEKQREWLPVDLYIGGAEHAVLHLLYARFWHKVLYDLGVVNTKEPFHKLVNQGMILGTNGEKMSKSRGNVINPDDIVNEFGADTLRIYEMFMGPLEATKPWNTNGVEGVHRFLARVWRLFIDDNGNVHEKIQDVAGDDTFRRVWHKTLKKIGEDYDGLRFNTAISQLMIFVNDAYKTDVLPKEAMKQFVQMLSPLAPHIAEELWSKLGGEGSVSYVEWPAYDASLTVDAEVEIVVQVTGKIVDRVMVAADLDEAGMQEVALGLEKVQALIAGKTVRKIVAVKGKLVNIVAN is encoded by the coding sequence ATGTCACAACCTACTCAACAAGGCTATAAACCGCTAGAAATTGAACCAAAATGGCAGCGTTTTTGGGACGAAAACCATACATTTCGTACAACAGAGGACGCGGGTAAGCCGAAATTTTATGCATTAGATATGTTTCCGTATCCATCAGGAGCGGGTTTGCACGTAGGTCACCCGGAAGGGTATACGGCAACGGATATTGTAAGCCGTTATAAGAGAATGAAAGGCTACAATGTGCTTCACCCAATGGGGTGGGATGCTTTCGGACTGCCTGCGGAGCAATATGCGTTACAGACAGGTCGTCATCCGCGAGATATTACAGTTGAAAATATCGATAATTTCCGTCGCCAAATTAAGTCGTTGGGGTTCTCCTATGACTGGGAGCGCGAATTCAGCACCACTGATCCGGATTATTACAAGTGGACACAATGGATTTTTATTCAATTGTATAAAAAAGGTCTTGCTTACGTAGCGGAAGTTCCAGTGAACTGGTGTCCTGCACTAGGCACTGTGCTTGCGAATGAGGAAGTGATCGACGGTCTTAGTGAACGTGGTGGACACCCGGTAATTCGTAAGCCGATGCGTCAGTGGATGCTAAAAATTACCGAGTATGCTGAGCGGTTGCTGGAGGACTTGGAGGAGCTTGACTGGTCCGAAAGCATTAAGGATATGCAGCGTAATTGGATTGGAAAGTCCACAGGGGCAGAGGTTGTATTTGCGATTGATGGGCATGAGTCTGCGCTTACTGTGTTTACAACTCGCCCGGACACTTTGTTCGGAGCAAGCTACTGTGTATTAGCGCCAGAGCATGATTTGGTAGGTGCCATTGTTACTGGTGAACAGAAGTCTGCTGTAGAGACTTATATCGAAGCAGCTGCGCGTAAGAGCGACTTGGAGCGTACTGATCTTGCAAAAGATAAGAGCGGCGTATTCACAGGGGCGTATGCGATTAATCCAGTGAATGGTGGCAAAATACCGATCTGGATTGCAGATTATGTATTAGGTGGATATGGTACAGGTGCAATTATGGCTGTTCCAGGTCATGATGAGCGTGACTGGGAGTTCGCGAAAAAGTTCGAATTGCCAATTGTCGAAGTTGTATCTGGTGGCAATGTAGAAGAAGCGACTTATACAGGTGATGGTAAGCTCGTCAATTCTGACTTTTTGAATGGATTGTCAACTACAGAAGCGATTGCAACAATGATTGCTCGTCTAGAGCGTGACGGCAAAGGAAAGGGCAAAGTCACTTACCGTCTGCGCGATTGGCTCTTTAGTCGTCAACGGTACTGGGGTGAGCCAATTCCTGTACTGCACTATGAGGACGGCACAATGGATACGATCCCAGAAGAAGATCTTCCGTTGCTGCTTCCGGACGTCGATGCGATCCAACCTTCCGGCACTGGGGAATCGCCGCTTGCGAATGTTTCCGAGTGGGTCAATATCATAGATCCTCGTAACGGTAAGCGTGCTCGTCGTGAGACGAATACGATGCCGCAATGGGCGGGTAGCTGTTGGTATTACTTGCGGTTTATTGATCCGCACAACACGGAGGAAATCTGTTCTGCTGAGAAGCAGCGCGAATGGCTTCCAGTTGATCTGTATATCGGTGGCGCAGAGCACGCTGTTCTTCACTTGCTTTATGCGCGCTTCTGGCACAAAGTGCTGTACGATCTTGGAGTCGTAAACACGAAGGAGCCGTTCCATAAGCTTGTCAATCAAGGGATGATCCTCGGCACTAACGGGGAAAAAATGTCTAAGTCACGCGGTAACGTCATTAATCCGGATGATATTGTTAATGAGTTTGGCGCTGATACGTTGCGGATATACGAGATGTTCATGGGACCGTTAGAAGCAACGAAGCCGTGGAATACAAACGGAGTAGAGGGCGTACATCGTTTCCTCGCGCGCGTATGGCGGTTGTTCATTGATGACAATGGCAATGTGCATGAGAAAATTCAAGATGTTGCAGGTGATGACACGTTCCGTCGTGTATGGCATAAGACGTTGAAGAAGATCGGCGAAGACTACGATGGTTTGCGTTTTAACACGGCGATTAGCCAATTGATGATTTTCGTCAACGACGCTTACAAGACGGATGTTTTGCCGAAGGAAGCGATGAAGCAGTTCGTTCAGATGTTGTCCCCACTAGCGCCGCACATCGCCGAAGAGCTGTGGTCGAAGCTTGGTGGCGAAGGCTCTGTATCGTATGTAGAGTGGCCAGCATATGATGCTTCCTTAACGGTTGATGCTGAGGTGGAAATCGTTGTCCAAGTAACTGGAAAAATTGTAGATCGCGTAATGGTTGCAGCTGATCTAGATGAGGCAGGCATGCAAGAGGTTGCTCTAGGCTTGGAGAAAGTGCAAGCACTCATCGCAGGCAAAACCGTACGCAAGATCGTCGCGGTTAAAGGTAAGCTCGTTAACATCGTTGCAAACTAA